The DNA window AAAACGGTCACTTGCCGGCCATCTACAACGCCCTGAAAATTCAACATCAAGCGCGCAACGAAAACGAAGTCGACATCGACTTGACATTGGAAGTCGCCTTGCACCTTGGCGATGATACGGTACGGACGATCGCGATGGCGTCCACCGACGGGTTGATTCGCGGCATGGAAGTGGTGGACACGGGTGCACCGATTTCGGTTCCGGTTGGCGATGTCACGCTCGGCCGCGTCTTTAACGTCTTAGGCGAACCGATCGATTTGCAAGATGACATTCCGGCTGAAGCCCGCCGCGACCCGATTCACCGTCCGGCGCCAAAATTCGAGGAATTGGCGACGGAAGTCGAAATTTTGGAAACAGGGATTAAAGTCGTCGACTTGCTTGCCCCGTATATTAAAGGCGGTAAGATCGGCTTGTTCGGCGGTGCTGGTGTAGGGAAAACGGTCTTGATCCAAGAGCTGATCCACAACATCGCCCAAGAGCACGGCGGGATTTCCGTCTTCGCCGGCGTCGGGGAACGGACGCGCGAAGGGAACGACTTGTACCATGAAATGAAAGATTCCGGCGTTATCAGCAAAACGGCCATGGTGTTCGGGCAAATGAACGAGCCGCCGGGCGCGCGGATGCGCGTCGCGTTGACCGGCTTGACGATGGCCGAATATTTCCGCGATGAGCAAGGGCAAGACGTGCTGCTCTTTATCGACAACATTTTCCGCTTCACGCAGGCCGGTTCGGAAGTGTCGGCGTTGTTAGGCCGCATGCCGTCAGCCGTTGGTTATCAGCCGACATTGGCGACGGAGATGGGTCAATTGCAGG is part of the Geobacillus sp. 46C-IIa genome and encodes:
- the atpD gene encoding F0F1 ATP synthase subunit beta, coding for MTRGRVIQVMGPVVDVKFENGHLPAIYNALKIQHQARNENEVDIDLTLEVALHLGDDTVRTIAMASTDGLIRGMEVVDTGAPISVPVGDVTLGRVFNVLGEPIDLQDDIPAEARRDPIHRPAPKFEELATEVEILETGIKVVDLLAPYIKGGKIGLFGGAGVGKTVLIQELIHNIAQEHGGISVFAGVGERTREGNDLYHEMKDSGVISKTAMVFGQMNEPPGARMRVALTGLTMAEYFRDEQGQDVLLFIDNIFRFTQAGSEVSALLGRMPSAVGYQPTLATEMGQLQERITSTAKGSITSIQAIYVPADDYTDPAPATTFSHLDATTNLERKLAEMGIYPAVDPLASTSRALAPEIVGEEHYQVARRVQQTLQRYKELQDIIAILGMDELSDEDKLVVHRARRIQFFLSQNFHVAEQFTGQPGSYVPVKETVRGFKEILEGKYDHLPEDAFRLVGRIEEVVEKAKAMGVEV